One window of the Epinephelus moara isolate mb chromosome 24, YSFRI_EMoa_1.0, whole genome shotgun sequence genome contains the following:
- the abhd14b gene encoding protein ABHD14B, with amino-acid sequence MSAVKMTEGSVQVESCKASLFYRQSEPASGEVRMSVLLLHGIRFSSENWLNIGTLETLAKAGCRAVAIDLPGLGQSKSAVAPAAVGELAPAGFLKEVCEQLSLSPVVVISPSLSGMYSLPFLHQHQALVRAYIPVAPICTDKFTAEQYQSVKVPSLIVYGDQDTQLGEVSLNNLSNLANHRVVVMKGAGHPCYLDDPDTWHKALIDFLNTL; translated from the exons ATGTCAGCTGTTAAGATGACAGAGGGGAGTGTGCAGGTGGAGAGCTGCAAAGCCTCGTTGTTCTACAGACAGAGTGAACCTGCCTCGGGGGAAGTGAGGATGTCAGTTTTACTCCTTCACGGCATCCGTTTCTCATCAGAAAACTGGCTCAACATCGGCACTCTGGAGACTCTGGCCAAAGCAGGCTGCCGTGCTGTCGCCATCGACCTGCCAG GACTCGGTCAGTCTAAGTCAGCCGTGGCCCCGGCAGCGGTTGGAGAACTGGCCCCTGCAGGTTTCCTGAAAGAGGTGTGTGAGCAGCTGAGCCTGAGCCCGGTGGTGGTGATAAGCCCCTCCCTCAGCGGGATGTActccctccccttcctccaCCAGCACCAGGCTCTGGTACGAGCCTACATCCCTGTAGCTCCCATCTGCACCGACAAATTTACAGCGGAGCAGTACCAGAGTGTAAAG GTCCCATCGCTGATTGTGTACGGCGACCAGGACACTCAGCTCGGAGAAGTGTCACTGAACAACCTGAGCAATCTGGCCAATCACAGGGTGGTGGTGATGAAAGGAGCCGGTCACCCCTGTTACCTGGACGACCCAGACACTTGGCACAAAGCTCTCATTGACTTCCTTAATACGCTGTGA